TCAACCAGAGGCTTACGAATCTTGGGACCAGGTTGGTCGGCAGGATAACCGAGCGGTGTAAAGATTACTGGCTCGACTTCTTCGGGCAGCTGTAGAACGCTGCGCGCAGCCTCAACATTGAAAGCCGCAATCCAACAGGTTCCCAATCCCAAGTTTGCAGCAGCCAAGATGAGGTGATCAGCTACGATCGCTGCGTCGATCAAGCGCGCATTGAAGCGGTCGCTTTCCCGAACCCATGCCTGCGAAGAGATCGCGCAGACAGCAATCACTAAGGAGCCGTAACTGAATAAGTGAGCTAAGTATGCTTCTGCCGGTTCGGACGA
This genomic window from bacterium contains:
- a CDS encoding nitroreductase family protein, producing SSEPAEAYLAHLFSYGSLVIAVCAISSQAWVRESDRFNARLIDAAIVADHLILAAANLGLGTCWIAAFNVEAARSVLQLPEEVEPVIFTPLGYPADQPGPKIRKPLVELVRYEHW